In one Elephas maximus indicus isolate mEleMax1 chromosome 9, mEleMax1 primary haplotype, whole genome shotgun sequence genomic region, the following are encoded:
- the LOC126082988 gene encoding transmembrane protein 210 isoform X2 → MAPPPQPYFCLVGSPLGLICLSLLLIPAAAGTYCECSLGLSREALIALLVVLAGISTSCFCALVIVVVGVMRAKCDSSTPGQVDSRLVGHYGVQEGHMDLHTVHVESHLMDPDLEASMMASLEDQGLRTIPVDALEEPPPPTPPPPPTPPPPPTPPPPPPPPPEQD, encoded by the exons ATGGCCCCACCTCCCCAGCCCTACTTCTGCCTGGTTGGCAGCCCCCTTGGCCTGATCTGTCTGTCCCTCCTGCTCATCCCTGCTGCAG CTGGAACCTACTGTGAGTGCAGCCTGGGCCTCAGCCGTGAGGCACTCATTGCCCTGCTTGTGGTGCTGGCCGGCATCAGCACCAGCTGCTTCTGTGCCCTGGTCATCGTGGTGGTGGGCGTCATGAGGGCCAAGTG TGACTCAAGCACCCCTGGACAAGTGGACAGCAG GTTGGTGGGGCACTACGGGGTCCAGGAGGGCCACATGGATCTGCACACAGTGCACGTGGAGTCCCACCTCATGGACCCTGACCTGGAGGCCTCTATGATGGCGTCCCTGGAGGACCAGGGCCTCAGGACCATCCCTGTGGACGCTCTGGAGGAGCCGCCGCCACCCACACCGCCACCTCCACCCACACCGCCACCTCCACCCACACcgccacctccacccccaccaccacctgagCAGGACTGA
- the LRRC26 gene encoding leucine-rich repeat-containing protein 26, translating into MRSPSFLSWPLPSLLLLLLLSPPSTWAQVLLAAAPLGPSGAPTCPEECECAPGGQANCSARALPAVPVGLSWRVRALLLDHNRVSALPPGAFAGAGALVHLDLRENGLRAVHARAFWGLGALQRLDLSSNQLEALAPGTFAPLRALRVLSLAGNRLAHLEPAALGTLPLLSGLNLQDNALAALGPGLLATLPALDSLRLRGNPWACGCALRPLCGWLRRHPRPPEEETLFCVFPGRLTLSPLTAFTDAAFSHCAQPLTLRDLAVIYVLGPFSFLASLATCLVLGSVLTACRIRRRAAARRPPGKPPDPKASAPPPDPGSPATAQA; encoded by the exons ATGCGGAgcccctcctttctctcctggCCGCTGCCCTCTTTGCTGCTATTGCTGCTGCTGTCGCCGCCGTCCACCTGGGCCCAGGTGCTCCTCGCGGCTGCCCCCTTGGGGCCCAGTGGCGCCCCGACCTGCCCTGAGGAGTGTGAGTGTGCGCCGGGCGGCCAGGCCAACTGCTCGGCGCGCGCGCTACCCGCAGTGCCTGTAGGCCTGAGCTGGCGCGTGCGTGCGCTACTGCTGGACCACAACCGAGTGAGCGCGCTGCCGCCCGGCGCCTTCGCGGGCGCGGGCGCGCTGGTGCACCTAGACCTGCGCGAGAACGGGCTGCGTGCAGTGCACGCTCGCGCCTTCTGGGGCCTGGGCGCGCTGCAGCGGCTGGACCTCAGCTCCAACCAGCTGGAGGCACTGGCGCCCGGCACCTTCGCGCCACTGCGCGCGCTGCGCGTCCTCTCGCTGGCGGGCAACCGCCTGGCGCACCTGGAGCCGGCGGCTTTGGGCACGCTCCCGCTGCTGAGCGGGCTGAACCTGCAGGACAACGCGCTGGCGGCGCTCGGGCCCGGCCTGCTGGCCACCCTGCCCGCCCTCGACTCACTCCGTCTGCGCGGCAACCCCTGGGCCTGTGGTTGCGCGCTGCGCCCGCTCTGCGGTTGGCTGCGCCGGCACCCGCGTCCCCCAG AGGAAGAGACCCTGTTCTGCGTGTTCCCGGGGCGCTTGACGCTCAGCCCTCTGACCGCCTTCACCGACGCCGCCTTCAGCCACTGCGCACAGCCACTAACCTTGCGGGACCTGGCTGTGATCTACGTGCTGGGGCCCTTCTCCTTCCTCGCCAGCCTGGCCACCTGCCTGGTGCTGGGTTCCGTGCTCACCGCCTGCCGCATCCGCCGCCGCGCTgccgcccgccgcccgcccgGGAAACCACCGGACCCTAAGGCCTCCGCCCCGCCCCCGGACCCTGGGAGCCCCGCCACTGCCCAAGCCTGA